The Candidatus Woesearchaeota archaeon genomic interval AAGAAATGAATATCCCTACTGAATCAGAGTGCATTCGTTTGCTAGAAGAGCAAGGCGTTGCTGATGCAATCCTAGGGCACTCTCTTCGTGTGGAAACCGTTGCGCAACGCGTGATGGATGTACTTGAACGAAGAGGTGTTAAGGTTAATCGTGCTCTTGTGGAGGCGGCTTGCCTCCTGCACGATATTTTAAAACCCATCGATCCTAAAAACCATGTTTGGAAAGGTGCTCAGCTTATTGCAAGTAAAGGATATCCCGAAGTTGCAAAGGTGATGAGCAAACATGCAATTCCAATTATTCCTGGAAACGAACCCGAAACAATTGAAGAGAAAATCATGCTCTATGCAGATATGCGCGTAAAGCCAGGAAAAATTTGCTCGTTAAGAGAACGATTTGACTATATAGAAAAAGCATACCCCCAGCTCAAAGATGAACTTGAAGCTACGTATGAGTATGTACGCAAAATTGAAAAGGAGTTATTAGAAGATGAAGAAATTTGATACCATAAACACATTTGAATCCTTTTTGAAGAGTATCAATGAGACGAGCACTGTGGCGCTTTATCATGATTCTGATTGTGATGGAACTACTGCTGCCACCTTAATTATTAAAGGTCTTAAGCGAGTAAAAGACAAGGATATCTCCTATGTGTTTACCCATCAAGGAAAGCGCGCATTTACCCCCGAAATCATAAAAGATCTTCAAAACAGAGGTGTTACGCATCTTATCGTTGCCGATCTTTCCATGGAAAATGATCCTCTTATTGATGAGATTCTCTCTTTTGCAAAAGTTCTTGTAATTGATCATCACCCCACGACCGTTGATGGTAACAAGGAAGGACTCACAGTTATTAAGTCACAAGACTTGCATCCAGAACAAGAAATGAGCGCAGTATGCACTGCGCAAATGGCATATGAGTTATTCTCAGCGCTTACAGATATGAGCGATCTTGATTGGCTTGCAGCAGCAGGAATTCTTGCAGATGCGAATTTTGAACATCAGCGCGAATTTGTTGAAGGAGTTTTCAAAAAGTATTCCATTGATTTTAGAACTCCCGATCCATTTAACACGTATTTTGCGAAAGTTCCCAAGTACATTGACTTTGCTCGCTGTGCTGATTTAAACAACATTGAGAGAATTAGAAGTGTTCTTTTGGAAGCGAAATCCTTTGAAGATGCCATTGAAAATCTCAAAGAGTTTGAGCCAATTGCTCAAGAAGTAACACGAGCAGTAAAAGAATACGACGTAAAAAAAGAAGACCAGGGGATTCTTAGTTTTTACCATCTTGTTTCACCTTATGAGATTAATTCTTTGTGTTCAACAATAATTAGTTTTCAAAAAGATCCTGATCATCTCATCATCGTCTATAAGGAAAAAGATGGTGAGACTCATGTCTCTGCGCGTTTTCAGAAAAAAACGATTGACACAGGGAAACTCCTTCGCGCATGCATTCAAGGATTTGAAAACGCAAATGCAGGAGGCCACATTCCCGCATCTGGTGCCGGATTTCCTTCTAAGTATTGGTCAGAGTTCAAAAAGAGACTTATTGAACAAGTAGACAATGAGGAATTTAAGGTATGAATTACTATGATATTCTTGGAGTGAGTAAATCTGCGAGCAAAGAAGAGATCAAAAGAGCATATAAGAGGCTCGCACTTAAGTACCATCCTGATCGCAATCCAGGAAATAAAGAAGCAGAAGAGCAGTTCAAGAAGATCAACGAAGCAGCTTCGGTTCTCACCGACGATAAGAAACGTGCTCAGTATGATGCCGTTGGTCATGATGCGTTTACTCAAGGTGCTCGCCACGGCGCAGGCGCAGAAGGTTTTGGTGGAGGGTTTTCAGGTAATTTTGAGGATATTTTTGAGAGTATTTTCGGTCAAGGTTTTGCAGATATTTTCGGAGGAGGTTTTAGTGGCGGAAACAGGCGTAGAAGACCTACGCGCGGGTATGATCTCCAATACGATCTTGACATCACCCTTGAAGATGTTGTAAGAGGGTTAAAGACGCAGATTGTGATTCCTCGATTTGAAACGTGTGATTCCTGTCAGGGTACCGGTGCCGCAAGTCCTCAAGATATTCACACATGTTCTACCTGCAAGGGGCAAGGCATTGTTCGCCAAGCTCAAAGAACTCCTTTCGGAGTTTTTCACACGCAAAGTACTTGTCCTACTTGTGGTGGTGAAGGGAAACGCATTGACAAACTATGCGATCTTTGTGGTGGAGATGGCCGTATAAAGCACCATCGCAAAATTGAGGTGAATGTTCCCGCAGGTGTTGAAGAAGGCACTCAGCTTCGCTTAGAAGGTCAAGGAAGTGCAGGTGAGAATGGTGCTCCTCCAGGAGATCTTTACGTAGTTATTCATGTAAAAGATCACAAGGTGTTTGAGCGAAGAGGTCATGACCTCTTCATTAGCGTTCCCATTTCTTTTGTTACCGCAACTCTTGGAGGAGAGATTGAAGTTCCGACCATCGAAGGCACTGCCAAGTTAAAAATTCCCAAGGGTACTCAAAGCAACACAACGTTTAGAATGAAGGGAAAAGGAATACCCTTTTTGAGGGGTTCAGGAAGGGGTGATCAATTAGTAAAAGTCATAGTGCACACACCTCAAGGTCTTAGTAAGAAACAAGAAGAGTATCTTCGAAAATTTGAGGAGTCTATGAAAGAAAAAATGATGCCTAAAAAAGGATTTTTTGAAAAACTCAGGGACGTGTTTGATTAAATAAACGTACTTGAACAGAAGTATGTGAAGATCCGAGAGGAAAAAAGACCCAAAGAGGTGATTTTTGTTCTAAGTTTATTATGTAGACGGGGTTTAATTGGTCTCATTAGGTTTGCTACAAGTATGATCTAGTTACAAGGTAAAAAATTGTTCTATGAGTAGCAAGATAATGTAGGTAACAACACCACAAAGAAAATAGATGGAGTCTCCTTCTCTGTAAGGAGGTATGGTGTCTCGTACGATGATGTAAAACAGGATTCCTACAACAAATGCGAAAACGCCGTAGTAAATTTCTAGAGGAATTCTAAAAAGTGTTGCAATAAGTGCTCCGAAGAAAAGAGACATGTAGGAAAGCAAGTGTGTGAGTGGGTTTGAGCGAACTTTGTGATGTAGGTGTTCTACGATAAGTGTTGAGCTCATAAGGTGAAAGATGATTGGCAGAAAAGAAATGTATCCTAAGAGTATTTGTCCTGTTTGGAAGAAGAAGACCACTGCGATTCCTAGGATGATGTGGTTGACGAAAAATCCCAATGTTCGCAAACGTACAAGTCTTGATCTTCTCCTTCGCAAAGACGATGAGTGTTGATAAACATATTTTTCTGCGATGTGAAACACAACAAAACCCCAGAAAAAGATAAATAAAACACCATTTCCGAGAAATTCTCTTCCTCGTAACATGGTTGGAAACATTGAGAGAAAGAGATACGTAACGAAAAGTCCTGTTGAGAAACTGATGAAACGAATATGTGCGTGTTCGAAGTAAGGAGAAAGCTTATCAAAACCGTATATGAAAAAGCCTATGAGAAGAGTGATGATAAGGGGGGCGATCATAAAAAAAGTGCCCCTGAGAGGGGGCTAAAAGCATTTATTTTCTTTTACGGCTTGAGGATTTTCTCTTAGCCGCTTTTTTCTTCGTAGCCTTTTTCTTAGCAGACTTTTTCTTAGCTGCTTTCTTTTTAGCTACTTTTTTCTTTGCAACTTTTTTTGTTGCCTTTTTTCTTGCTGCCATGTAATTTTACCTCTCGTTCGCGCGAACGCGGTTAGTTTTGAACACTTCAACCAAATTTTATATTTAAATGTTTTGCTTTACTACTCGTTTTCAGGCGTTTCACAGCGCCTAGTGACATTTTCAGAAACAAATAGGAAGAAATCCTCGTCGAGGAACGTCAAGAACCTAAAGAAGTTACTTTTTTTGAGTGCTGTTAAATGTTTTCTTTTCCAACACCTTACAAACATGATGGCAAAGAGACTCAAGATTCTTACAATCCTCTTCATTATAGTGTAATAATGAACGCAAAGCGTCCTCGTTTTGTGTTGCCAAGTAATGTTTAAACAAACCATAAAGTTCTTTTCCACTAATCACACTTTCTCGTCGGATGTTGAGCTTTTTTTCTATGTTCTTAAGGCCTCCTACGAGACCTATTTTTTTAGCAGCATGACGAACGTCAAAATGGAGATACTCCTTAAGAGATATTCCGAAATATCTTTCGATCAAAGGAATATCAAAACTTGTTCCATTAAATGTTACAATAAAGGGAAACTTTTTCAAAATGTCCAAAAACAATTCTTTGGAGAGTGTCTTTCCTTGAAGGAGTGCTATGTACTCATCATCAGCATACACTCCTAAAAGGAGAATGTTTTTTCCTTGGGCTTCGATGTCAAGATAACAGCACTCATCACGCAGTTCCAAGTACAATCTCCACATATCTGTTGAGGAGAGTCGTTTTGAAAAATACGTCCAGTCTTTCTTTTGGAGTGCAGCTTGAGCTCTTCTGATTTGTAGATCGTAAAATGTTTTTCTTTGTTTGGAGATTCCCTTTATAGTCTTTGCTTGAAGGAAGTCCTGCCAGGTATGAATTCCTTGTGAGAAGAGTTTTTGTTCCGACGTAGCCGTAATGCGATCAAAGAGGATGAACGTACGATTAAGCATACACTCAAAAAAATCTTTTGTGGTTTTTATGTTTATTCTAAAAGAAAGGGAGGAATCTCTTTATTTTTAATCAATTCTTGTAATATTTTCTTGTGGTGTTTTTGTAGGTAGTTCACAAGGTCCTTAGGAGAGGCAAACATCTCCTCCCAATACGGCTCTTGAATTGTTCGCTCACATTCGCTAATGTCGTATTCTTTACAGGTGCGTGGAGCGTGCTCGTGTATTCCACATTCATTTTTGTCAGTAAGGTTATTACAGCGAGTTGTTACTTCAAGCATCCAATCACCCTCATCGTCAATGTACACCTTAATGCCTTGATGATACAAAAACCAAAATAGTTCAGAAAAGTCTCGGGCATCCTCAGGAGCATCAATTTCAAGTGCTATATGTCTGCAACACAAAGAGCAAGGATAGCAGGGATTCTCTTTGCTGATGCTACTAGTAGGATTCACACTGATGACATTAAGTTTTGAGAGAGGTATTTTTGTCATAACAGCGGTTTTTCGAATAGCTGTTTAAAAAGGTTTTTAAACTTCGGATACTTGGCAGAAGTAAAAGAGAGGTTGAATGATGAATGTTCTCATGTATGGTTGGCAGTATCCTCCAAAACTAGGAAGTACTGCAAATTTTCAAAAAATTGCAAAAGATCTTAGTCAAACAAAAATTACCTATGTCTCAACAACACCTGCAAAAACAGTTGATTCCATATGCATTCCTGCAACAACCCCTGAGGAATTTGCTCATCAAGCATCCCAAGTCATTGATGTGAATCAATTTGATATTCTTCACGCTCATGACTACCCCACCTACCTTGCAGCTCTTATTGCTCACGAACAAACTCAAAAACCGCTGATTATTCACGCAAATGAAACAACCTTTGATCGACACGAGGGTTTACGTAATGAAGAAGAATTTGCACTTGAAAAAAAAGCATTTGAGCACGCGCACAAGATTATTGCAGGAAACAACAAAGTTCGTGACAGACTTGTTGCATCATACAAAATTGATGAGAGCAAAATTGTCTCTGCGGATAACATCCTAGAAACATACAAACATGCAAAAAACAGTTATATTCTTAGTGGCAAGAACAAAGAAACCCCCTGCGACGTTAAAGATGATGCTGTTAAAGAAGAAGAGTTCTCAAGTTCTTCAGAGAATATTCTTGTGAACAATCATGAAAAAACTCTTGCATGGCTTCGTGTCGGTCTTGTGGATTTTTTAGTAGGTGTTGGTATAGGTTTTCTTATTGCATTGTTTTTACTTTCGATTTAGTCCAAGAAGAAAATTTTTTTGCAACAAGCATGATTGTTTTTTCGTCTCGCAAGGTGTGCTCAGAACTAGGGAATATGAATAATTCACTCGTTCTAAATTTCTTGTGTGCTTTGTATGCTTGGGTAACACTTACAACTTCATCTCCTTGTGCGTGAGCAATGAGGATTGGGATGTGTAACTTTTTCCAGCGTGGTATGCGTAAGTGAAGAAGCATATCTACTATAAAGCTAAACGGTAGTTTGAAAGTTACTTTTTCCTTTGGTGCGTAATTGTATCGGTGAATGTGAAGAGGCAGTGCGTATAAACCATTAAGTGTGATAAGTGCGTCCGCTTTATGTGCTTGCTGGGCACTAAGCAAACCCCCTAGCGAATGGCCAAGAAGAACGAGGTGTTTGCAAAAACCAGATGTTTTGACATACTCTATGACTAATGAGAGTTCTTCTTGCCATCGCGAAATTCTTGCTTGCTCGTACCTGCCCTCGCTTTGACCTTGTCCACAAGAAAAATCAAAGCGTACCACGGCAAATCCCTCTTTGATAAAATACTCGCTTAGCAGTCTGAATTGTTTTTGGTGCATGAATCCCAAATAGCCATGAACAAGAAGAACGGTTATGAAGGGTCCTCTCCCGCGAGGTTTGAGTATCTCCCCCTTGATTTCAAAGTCGTGTTTAAGTGTGAATGTTTTCATGATTGTGAAGAGCGTTGTGAATGCTGGAGATGTAACGCATTGCGATTATGCGCTAAATAACTGTGAATGATGCGACAGATAAAACGAAGGAAGGTTTCACGAATGCATGTAGCACGCACACTAAAATGTCTCACTAAAAATTCATTCCTCCGCCCATACGTTGCATCATTTTCTCCATTCCTTTCATAGTTCCGCCGGATTTTCCTTTAAGGAGTTTAACCATTTTCTTTGACTGCTTGTATTGTTTGAGAAGTTCACGTACTTCACTTGCAGATCTTCCAGAACCTTTTGCAATACGCTCAATGCGCGTTCCAGAAATTTTTTCAGGCTCTTCAAGTTCTTCTTTGGTGCAAGAATCCATAATAACTCTCCAGATCCTGAGTTTTTTTTCTTGTACTTTGATTGCTTCTTTAGGTAGTTTTACTTGTCCCAAACCCGGAATCATTTCAAGGACTTTCCCAAGAGGTCCCATTTTTGACATGGCTTCCATTTGTTGGTAGAGGTCAAGAAGGTTAAACTCTCCTTTGAGTAGTTTTTTGCTCATGTCTTGCGCTTCTTCTTCATTTATTACTTCGCGAGCTTTTTCAAGGAGGGTTTCTAAATCACCCATGCCCAGAAGACGTCCGACAAATCTTTGAGGATTAAAGGGTTCAAGTGCGTCAATTTTTTCGCCCACCCCTATGAACATAACCTTTGCTCCAGTAACTGCGCAGGCAGCAATTGCTCCCCCTCCTTTTGCAGTACCATCCATCTTGGTTATGATAACTCCTGTAACAGAACATTCATCATGGAAAACCTGTGCTTGTTCTCTTGCTCCTTGACCTACATCTGCTGCCATAACCAGTATGGTTTCATCAGCTTGAGCAGCTTTGTTAATTGCGCGCAACTCTTCGACAAGTTCATCATTGAGTGCGTCGCGTCCAGCAGTATCAATAATAACCAAGTCATATTTTTGAAATTCTTTGTCGAATTCTTTGAGAATCTCTGTTGGGTGTTTTGCTTGCGGGTTTCCAAAAACAGGAACACCAATTTGAGATCCTAGTTGTTTGAGTTGTTCAAATGCTGCGGGTCTCCAAGTATCTGTTGAGCAAAGACAAACTTTAATTCCTCTTTTCTGGTAATATTTTGCAAGTTTTCCTGCAGTTGTTGTTTTCCCATTTCCAAAAAGACCTACGAGCATGATTTTTGTTGGTTGTTTTTTAAGCTCGATTTGCTTTGGTTCTTCTCCTAAGAATTTGACGAGTTCTTCGTAGACTATTTTTATGAGATATTCTTTCTTGGATAGACCTTTTGGTGTTTCATCCTTGAGTATGCGTTCTTTGATATTCTTGCTAAGGTCAAAGACCATCTGAACGTTAACATCTGATTGGAGAAGTGCGCGTTGTATGTCTTTGACAAGTTCATTTACGAGTCTTTCATCAACAAATACTGCTTTGGTGATCTTGCTAATGGAATCGCGCAGAGTTCCGCCTAATTTTTCTAAGACCATGTGAGTGCTACCAACAAAGGGTGTTTATAAATGTACTAGGACAATCTCACACATATTTATAAATGAGCGTTAAGTAGAGAACGGTATGCGGTACGCTGTTAAACTTATAGAACAAGGCAAGGCGCGGTATGCTAGTCCTCCTATGGAACTTCTGTTCGAAAGAGCAGGAATTGTACCAGGAGAGTATAACCGACAAGAATTTCTTGATATGATTTTTGCAGTGGATTTGAATGAGTTTTACTCAGATGATTTGCGCGTAGCTGTTGATTCTTCGCGTAGGTTTATTGAAGAATTTGTTCGTAAGGGTTCAGATGTTATTAGAATTTATAACACTCTTGAGTCCAAGGTTGATGAGTAACCTTACTTGAGTTGTACTCAGAGAAATCTTGCAATATGCTACTGCATTTTAGAAAGAAGATGTTGTCTTAAAGGTGTTCTAGCCCTTCTGGAAGTTCGGGTTGATCTTCAACATCAAGAGATTGTTTTGTTGTTTTTTTGAAAAAGGAAAATATGTTCTTTTGCACAGGTTCTTCTCCCATGAGTGTTGCTGCAAGGTTGCGATATGCTTTTGAGAGTTTTCTTCTTGGTTTGTGCAGTGCAAGGGGCACTTGTTTGGAGAGTGCTTCTAGTGACTTTACATCATGAGTTAATGTGCCAAGAACTTTTATTCCTGTTGTTGCCTCAATTTCTTGAGGTGAGATTTCAAACTTTTTACCAAGTGATTTGTTGATGATAATTCCTTTTATTTTCTTATTTTTTGATGCTTTGATGCTTGCAAGCGTGCAGGAAAGTGATGGGAAGTCTGGAGAGGTTACTAACACCAATTCATCTGCTGCAACAATTGAGCTGAGCATTTCTTCGTTCTGCGTTGGAGATGAGTCGAGAAGGATAACGTCGTAGTCGCTCTTGATTTTGTCTAGTCTATTTTTGAGTTTGTAGGGATTGATCTTTTTTGGTTGGAGTGATGAGGGAAGAATGTCAAAACCGAGTTTGTGATTGATAATAGCGTTTTTAATATCTACTTTGTCAAGAAGCACGTCGTGAAGTGAGTGAACAGGGTCGATAAGACCGAGGTGAAGTCCTAGATTCGGCGCTGAGTAATTAGCATCAACAGCAAGAACGCGTTTGTTATAGGTGTTAGATAGCACTGCTGCAAGGTTTGCAACCGTTGTTGTCTTTCCCACTCCTCCCTTAACTGCTATTATCCCTATCGTCTTAGTCACTATGCACCTCTTTTAATCTGCGCAAAACATATTCTTTTTGGGTGATTTGGTTTTCGCCTTTTTTTGCTTTTATATATTTTGCTCTTTGTTTTACTTGTTGTTCTGTTTTTTTTGCGATGTAGATAAGCGGATGTTTTTTTGAGTGTTCTTGAGGTCTTGCTCGTCGCTTGTGCTTTGTGCGTTTGTGTTGTGATTGATGTAGCGGGATCCAAGAAATGCGCTGATGGAAGAGGAGTGCTTGTAAGTCTTTGATGCGTTCACGCATCCTTCTTACAAACGCCTGGGTTGCAAGAATTCTTCTTGTGCGCTCGCCACGTGAGCGCAATTGTTTGATATCCACTTCACACCTCCGGTTTCCTTGTTTGACTTGTTTTTCGACTATTCTTTTGATCGGTTTTTTGATCTATTTCATCCCTCTTTTGTTCCATTTCTTGTTTCATGAAGAGTTCGATGCGTTTTGAGAGGGCAATTGCGTTTTCTTCACAGAATTTTTTGTACCTTTTGTAGACGTTGCGATCTATTGAGAGGGTTACCTTTTGCTTCACAACACCCCTTACATACACAGTTGTTTAAATATTTTTCTTTCAATACACATAAATAAACCTATTTATACTTCCATATACTTCTAAATACTCCTTTCGATTCACCGCCCCCAGAACAAGCTTAAACCCCAAAAATCAAAGGATACACAATTTCACTACTTCGAAATTGAGATAAATGTTTAAAAATGCAAAAAAAGCAGTCCTTTCATGCCCCTCATCACCATAGAAAATGTTTCTAAATCATTTGGCACGAAAAAAGTGTTCGAAAATATTTCATTGAGTATCGCGCAAAACCAAATATATGGAGTTATTGGTCTTACCGGAGCAGGTAAAACAACGCTCTTCCATTTACTCCTCGGTCAAGAGGATCCCAACACAGGAAACATTAAAATCAATGGAAAAGCAGTAAATTCATCAGAGGTTAAACGCATTGCGGGATACTCAACACAAGAGCCTAGCTTTTACCCTCAACTCACAGTGCTTGAAAACCTCGAATTCTTTGCAGCACTCTATGATCTTACTAAGAAGAAAACAAAGGAAAGGCTTGACGAAGTACTTTTGCTTACAGGTCTTGAAAAAGAAAAACACACCCTTGCTAAAAACCTCTCAGGAGGTATGCGCAAATGTCTTGACATTGCCTGCGCGCTTATTCACGATCCACAAATCATTGTGTTAGATGAGCCTACTGCGGACCTTGACCCTCTCATGAGAAAGCACATCTGGGCTATGCTCAAAGAAATCAAATCCCAAGGAAAAACCATCGTTCTTAGTTCACACTATTTAGATGAAATTGAACACCTTTGTGATGAAATTGCAATCATACACAACAAAAAGGTTCTACGTGAAGGAACACTTGATGAAATGAAACATATTTTTTCAGGGGAACGCCAAATCGTTTTACGAACCAAAACACAAGACTATCAAAAAATAAGAGATGCCTTCAAAAAAGAGCGTCTTGCAATCACCACAATTCGAGAGGAACAAGGAGACCTCATCATTACAACAAAAAAAACACAGCACCTCATAAGAAAAGCCTTGCACATCCTTGACAATCTTGATGAGGACTTAATTAGCTGTGATGTGCGTCCACCACATCTTCACGAAGTATTTGAACAACTCACAAAAGGGGTGGCTCAGTGAAACTCATCACCATCCTTAAAAAAAATCTTAAAATTATTTTAAGAAATCCCCTCTCAGCTCTTATCATTATACTTGGACCCCTTCTTTTAGTCACCCTTTTAGGATTCTCCTTCGGAGCACAAACTGACGTTTTACTAAAAGCGTCTGCATTTAGTACAGAGTACTCCCCTCTTGCTCAAGAAACCCTTGACACACTAAAAGCAACGGGGACACAAATCACAAAAGTGGATACCCTTGAGGAATGTATACGTTTAGTACAAACAGGAGAGAATCAACTGTGTATTGAATTTCCTCCGGGTTTTTCAACGCAAGGCAATACGCAACTCACCTTCCACGTTGACTCATCACAACTCAATCTTGTAGGCTATGTCCTTGACAACGTAAAGAGCGGTGTTGATGAAAAACGCGCTGCGATATCAACAACGTACTCAGCAGACATTCTTGATCGTCTAAGTTTTGCAAAGCAACAATTAGAACTTATCGATCGTGCAACAAAAACAGCTCAAGAACAAGCTACGAATGCATCTCAAGATATTTCCACAAGTACTTCACAGGTTGAGAGTATCAACATTGACTTTGGTATTAATTCAAGTGGAATTTCTGATGCAACTGAAAATGTGGTTAACGCCGATAGTACCTTTTACGATCTTTTCAATTCTGTTGAGACAAATCTCGCATCAGTTGAAAACGATTTAAACGACTTACAATCAGACATTGAAGATGCTATCGCGTCAGCACAAGGAACAGCAGTAGAATCAGAACTTGAAGCAATCAATGCGAGTATAGCAACCCTTCTTGAAGAAGTAAAAAACGCACGTAACGCCACAAGTTCAAACTATACCAATGCAAGCGTATACCTTGCGGATGCGCAGATCACGCTTTCTTCTCTCTCTTCCGCGTTGGAATCTCTTAATGAGCAGATTTCCGCAAGTATTTCTGCAAAGAGTACTGCAACAGAATCACTTACAAGAGCACAAGAAAGCGTGGATGCACTAAAAACGTCTCTTGATACGTTACGCTCTTCTGTTTCCCAAGCTCTTGAACGAATTGGAAGTATTGATTTGAGTGCAAGACAAATCAGTACACCTATTGAGACACGCATTCAAGCAATAAACAGTTCAAAGAATAACTTTGAGGGAATGTTCCCCACCCTTATTGTTCTTATTACCATGATTACCAGCATTCTTCTTGCAGCAACACTTACCTTTAGTGAGAAATCATCGCGAGCACATCTAAGAACACTTCTCACACCAACATCAGCATTCACACTCAATATGGGAACTTTTCTTACTGCAATGACATTAATTTTAGTTCAAAACGTCCTCTTTTTTGCTGTTTCAACTGCTCTTTTCAAAGTGGGACTTACACCTAACTTGTACTTAGTATTCCTAACCCTTATTGCGGTGAGCGCAGTGTTCATACTCATAGGTATGATACTGGGGTATCTCTTTAAAACTCAAGAAACAACGATGCTTGCAGCAGTTACGCTCTGCACTTTGTTTATGTTCTTCTCAAACACCTTTGTTCCGCTTGCAACCCTTCCAAAACTCGTACAGACCATAGCGAAGTATTCCCCATTTGTTATTTCTGAGAACATCATAAAGCAAGTTCTCGTGTTCAATCTAGATATTAGTGCAGTGTACACATCCATAGGAATTGTACTTGGTTATATCGCACTTTTCTACGGATTATTTACTCTTATCCAGCACAGCGCATCAAAAATGTCAAAAGTTCACTTTGCGCATGAGCATCTTGGATTTGCGGGGCGCATCAATCTTGCATCTAGACTTAAAAGAAAAAAGAAATCTCATGAAAAATCACCTACAACACAAGAAAACACAATTAACAAAAAAGCACCTTTAGAACAAACCGCCAAGGTGCAAGAAACCACTAAGGAAGTAACTACTACCAATCAACATGAAAACACAGCGTCTTCAAAACCCCTCCCTCCTGCTCCTAAGCCTACAAGTGTTGAAGACACCAATCTTCCCCCGGCACCCTCGCCAATCCCAGAACACGATCTTCCCAAACCTCTTTTCATTGATGAAGAGCCCTCACCAATCAACGAAGAGACAATAGACGAAGAAGAACCTGCAAACGATTTTGAAGCAAGGCTTGCGGAGATTAATAGGTTATTAGGAGAGTAAGTAAGCACGCTTACAAAAAAAAATGTAAAAGACACGTGCAAAAATTAGCGTCTCTGGGTGATTTCTTCTTCTAATTCTTTTGCAAATTGGAGAACATCTTTTTCTCCATGTACCACACCATCA includes:
- a CDS encoding MinD/ParA family protein, whose amino-acid sequence is MVTKTIGIIAVKGGVGKTTTVANLAAVLSNTYNKRVLAVDANYSAPNLGLHLGLIDPVHSLHDVLLDKVDIKNAIINHKLGFDILPSSLQPKKINPYKLKNRLDKIKSDYDVILLDSSPTQNEEMLSSIVAADELVLVTSPDFPSLSCTLASIKASKNKKIKGIIINKSLGKKFEISPQEIEATTGIKVLGTLTHDVKSLEALSKQVPLALHKPRRKLSKAYRNLAATLMGEEPVQKNIFSFFKKTTKQSLDVEDQPELPEGLEHL
- a CDS encoding alpha/beta fold hydrolase codes for the protein MKTFTLKHDFEIKGEILKPRGRGPFITVLLVHGYLGFMHQKQFRLLSEYFIKEGFAVVRFDFSCGQGQSEGRYEQARISRWQEELSLVIEYVKTSGFCKHLVLLGHSLGGLLSAQQAHKADALITLNGLYALPLHIHRYNYAPKEKVTFKLPFSFIVDMLLHLRIPRWKKLHIPILIAHAQGDEVVSVTQAYKAHKKFRTSELFIFPSSEHTLRDEKTIMLVAKKFSSWTKSKVKTMQ
- a CDS encoding HD domain-containing protein produces the protein MNIPTESECIRLLEEQGVADAILGHSLRVETVAQRVMDVLERRGVKVNRALVEAACLLHDILKPIDPKNHVWKGAQLIASKGYPEVAKVMSKHAIPIIPGNEPETIEEKIMLYADMRVKPGKICSLRERFDYIEKAYPQLKDELEATYEYVRKIEKELLEDEEI
- a CDS encoding DHH family phosphoesterase; amino-acid sequence: MKKFDTINTFESFLKSINETSTVALYHDSDCDGTTAATLIIKGLKRVKDKDISYVFTHQGKRAFTPEIIKDLQNRGVTHLIVADLSMENDPLIDEILSFAKVLVIDHHPTTVDGNKEGLTVIKSQDLHPEQEMSAVCTAQMAYELFSALTDMSDLDWLAAAGILADANFEHQREFVEGVFKKYSIDFRTPDPFNTYFAKVPKYIDFARCADLNNIERIRSVLLEAKSFEDAIENLKEFEPIAQEVTRAVKEYDVKKEDQGILSFYHLVSPYEINSLCSTIISFQKDPDHLIIVYKEKDGETHVSARFQKKTIDTGKLLRACIQGFENANAGGHIPASGAGFPSKYWSEFKKRLIEQVDNEEFKV
- a CDS encoding ABC transporter ATP-binding protein, whose protein sequence is MPLITIENVSKSFGTKKVFENISLSIAQNQIYGVIGLTGAGKTTLFHLLLGQEDPNTGNIKINGKAVNSSEVKRIAGYSTQEPSFYPQLTVLENLEFFAALYDLTKKKTKERLDEVLLLTGLEKEKHTLAKNLSGGMRKCLDIACALIHDPQIIVLDEPTADLDPLMRKHIWAMLKEIKSQGKTIVLSSHYLDEIEHLCDEIAIIHNKKVLREGTLDEMKHIFSGERQIVLRTKTQDYQKIRDAFKKERLAITTIREEQGDLIITTKKTQHLIRKALHILDNLDEDLISCDVRPPHLHEVFEQLTKGVAQ
- a CDS encoding signal recognition particle protein; its protein translation is MVLEKLGGTLRDSISKITKAVFVDERLVNELVKDIQRALLQSDVNVQMVFDLSKNIKERILKDETPKGLSKKEYLIKIVYEELVKFLGEEPKQIELKKQPTKIMLVGLFGNGKTTTAGKLAKYYQKRGIKVCLCSTDTWRPAAFEQLKQLGSQIGVPVFGNPQAKHPTEILKEFDKEFQKYDLVIIDTAGRDALNDELVEELRAINKAAQADETILVMAADVGQGAREQAQVFHDECSVTGVIITKMDGTAKGGGAIAACAVTGAKVMFIGVGEKIDALEPFNPQRFVGRLLGMGDLETLLEKAREVINEEEAQDMSKKLLKGEFNLLDLYQQMEAMSKMGPLGKVLEMIPGLGQVKLPKEAIKVQEKKLRIWRVIMDSCTKEELEEPEKISGTRIERIAKGSGRSASEVRELLKQYKQSKKMVKLLKGKSGGTMKGMEKMMQRMGGGMNF
- the dnaJ gene encoding molecular chaperone DnaJ; the encoded protein is MNYYDILGVSKSASKEEIKRAYKRLALKYHPDRNPGNKEAEEQFKKINEAASVLTDDKKRAQYDAVGHDAFTQGARHGAGAEGFGGGFSGNFEDIFESIFGQGFADIFGGGFSGGNRRRRPTRGYDLQYDLDITLEDVVRGLKTQIVIPRFETCDSCQGTGAASPQDIHTCSTCKGQGIVRQAQRTPFGVFHTQSTCPTCGGEGKRIDKLCDLCGGDGRIKHHRKIEVNVPAGVEEGTQLRLEGQGSAGENGAPPGDLYVVIHVKDHKVFERRGHDLFISVPISFVTATLGGEIEVPTIEGTAKLKIPKGTQSNTTFRMKGKGIPFLRGSGRGDQLVKVIVHTPQGLSKKQEEYLRKFEESMKEKMMPKKGFFEKLRDVFD